A genome region from Pseudanabaena sp. Chao 1811 includes the following:
- a CDS encoding secondary thiamine-phosphate synthase enzyme YjbQ encodes MIANQPQTLHMVQQTIALRTNGKKLHNITRQVEAILAQSGIKMGLCNVFLRHTSASLIIQENADPDVLADLETFFSKLIPEDASQYRHISEGLDDMPSHIRSVLTKTSETIPIANGKLALGTWQGIFVWEHRNLGHTREVLVHITGC; translated from the coding sequence ATGATCGCCAATCAACCGCAAACATTACATATGGTGCAGCAAACAATTGCCCTGCGCACCAATGGTAAAAAACTGCACAATATCACCCGTCAAGTAGAAGCCATTCTCGCTCAATCGGGTATAAAAATGGGGCTATGTAATGTCTTTTTGAGACATACATCGGCAAGTTTGATTATTCAAGAAAATGCTGACCCCGATGTATTGGCAGATTTAGAAACATTTTTTAGCAAACTCATTCCCGAAGATGCCAGTCAATATCGTCATATTTCCGAAGGGTTAGATGATATGCCATCCCATATTCGCAGCGTCCTTACTAAAACATCGGAAACAATTCCGATCGCTAATGGTAAACTTGCCCTCGGTACTTGGCAAGGAATCTTTGTTTGGGAACATCGCAATTTGGGACACACTCGCGAAGTTTTGGTACATATTACAGGATGTTAA
- a CDS encoding RsmE family RNA methyltransferase: MLLPQPQKRRLQRVTLQPHQVEQTLEVNSAIALTSEQRHYLCNVLRLESGAEFIALDRQGGWWLAKLSSEADHAQIIDKLENNSELDTQITLGVAMPKGSNIESVIRQSTELGVRQIVPLFSDRTIIKSGTEIGNQKRDRWQRIAEEAAELSLRTYVPEINAPQSFKAWLGDRTPESKQILKYICVIHPEATHLLTSLQSGYDALPAGEHLAQIMVATGCEGGWTAREEEMAIASGFIPVSLGDRVLSAITAPVVALSIVSAFLDTK, encoded by the coding sequence GTGTTACTTCCTCAACCTCAAAAACGCAGACTGCAACGGGTGACATTACAGCCACACCAAGTTGAGCAAACTTTAGAAGTTAATAGTGCGATCGCCCTAACCTCGGAGCAAAGACATTATTTATGTAATGTGTTGCGTTTAGAAAGCGGCGCAGAATTTATTGCCCTTGATCGTCAAGGCGGCTGGTGGCTAGCAAAGTTATCTAGTGAGGCGGATCATGCCCAAATTATCGACAAATTAGAAAATAACTCCGAGTTAGATACCCAGATCACCCTTGGTGTGGCGATGCCCAAAGGTAGCAATATCGAATCGGTAATTCGCCAATCTACGGAATTAGGCGTGCGTCAAATAGTGCCATTATTTAGCGATCGCACAATTATCAAATCAGGCACAGAAATCGGCAATCAAAAACGCGATCGCTGGCAACGCATCGCCGAAGAAGCCGCCGAGCTTTCCCTGCGTACCTATGTCCCTGAAATTAATGCGCCGCAATCCTTCAAGGCATGGCTAGGCGATCGCACCCCAGAATCTAAGCAAATTCTAAAATATATTTGTGTTATCCATCCTGAGGCTACCCATTTGCTGACTAGCTTGCAAAGTGGCTATGATGCTTTACCTGCGGGAGAGCATCTTGCTCAAATTATGGTTGCTACAGGTTGCGAGGGAGGATGGACTGCTAGAGAAGAAGAAATGGCGATCGCATCGGGATTTATACCTGTATCTCTAGGCGATCGGGTGTTGTCGGCAATTACAGCCCCAGTGGTAGCATTGTCCATAGTTAGTGCATTTTTAGATACTAAATAA
- a CDS encoding ATP-binding protein encodes MLQHYHIRVNSDIYALSNLQGWFLQFQQLLPKPVWMQCNLVLVEVFTNVVSYAHEGLSEETPVDIELEINATEKFLELKIWDYGEPFDLLAEIDRLSKEAQKNKDFENVDDIPTGGRGLIIAKTIADNIRYETSDDGRNCFVMTKSFANFTQNVPN; translated from the coding sequence GTGTTACAGCATTACCATATCCGAGTTAACAGTGATATTTATGCCCTTTCAAACTTGCAAGGGTGGTTTCTTCAATTCCAACAATTATTGCCTAAACCTGTTTGGATGCAGTGCAATCTAGTTTTAGTTGAGGTATTTACGAATGTAGTTTCCTATGCTCATGAGGGTTTGTCTGAGGAAACTCCAGTTGATATTGAGTTAGAAATCAATGCAACCGAAAAATTTTTAGAATTGAAAATTTGGGACTATGGAGAACCATTTGACCTACTAGCTGAAATTGACAGGCTCTCCAAAGAAGCTCAGAAAAATAAGGATTTTGAAAATGTTGATGATATTCCTACAGGTGGTAGAGGTTTGATCATCGCCAAAACGATCGCTGACAATATTCGATATGAGACTTCTGACGATGGTCGTAATTGTTTTGTAATGACAAAAAGCTTTGCAAACTTTACCCAAAACGTACCAAATTGA
- a CDS encoding gluconeogenesis factor YvcK family protein yields MKSVKKPPASRYRPATKQRKWLRGFQWFLPGLLVKRWLLVSIIGIILIVLGIAISARLTPILFLSRLIGNTIDILVAILPRNFSGPLALVIGLGLLWLGQKRALGSITQVLMPDQDKELLELLVSHRKLNRGPKIVTVGGGTGMSNLLRGLKQYSANITAIVTVADDGGSSGRLRREHGVLPPGDIRNCLAALADEEKLVTELFQYRFETGEGLTGHSFGNLFLTAMSEVTGDLEKAIAASSQVLAVRGRVLPATLDHMVLWAELEDGRYVEGESNIPEAKGKIKRIGCKPSNPQGLPQAIEDINQADLIVIGPGSLYTSIIPNLLVPEILQALINRNVPSIYLCNIMSQVGETDGYAVSDYVRVLDELAGVRLFDVVLVQKHPPSERSLQHYASFGSHLTPLDRENLAKMGCPVLIANIMREKANGTVCHDSDKLAGVLMRWYNRQ; encoded by the coding sequence ATGAAGTCCGTAAAAAAGCCACCAGCCAGCCGATATCGCCCAGCAACTAAACAGAGAAAGTGGCTGCGGGGATTTCAGTGGTTTTTACCAGGACTCTTAGTCAAAAGATGGTTGCTAGTCAGCATTATCGGCATTATCTTAATCGTGTTGGGTATTGCGATTTCGGCAAGACTGACCCCGATTTTATTTCTATCGCGTCTCATCGGTAATACGATCGACATCTTAGTGGCGATCTTACCCCGCAATTTCAGTGGTCCACTTGCCCTAGTCATTGGGCTTGGTCTTCTCTGGCTAGGACAAAAACGCGCCCTTGGTTCGATTACCCAAGTTTTGATGCCCGATCAAGATAAGGAGTTATTAGAGTTACTAGTTTCTCACCGCAAACTCAATCGCGGACCCAAAATTGTCACCGTTGGTGGTGGCACAGGCATGTCAAATTTGTTGCGTGGACTCAAGCAATATAGCGCCAATATTACGGCGATCGTCACAGTTGCCGATGACGGTGGTTCCTCTGGGCGCTTACGGCGTGAGCATGGCGTTTTACCCCCAGGGGATATTCGCAACTGCCTTGCGGCTCTAGCCGATGAAGAAAAATTAGTTACCGAACTATTTCAATATCGCTTTGAAACGGGTGAAGGTCTAACAGGACATAGCTTTGGTAATTTGTTCCTGACTGCGATGAGTGAAGTCACAGGTGATCTCGAAAAGGCGATCGCCGCTAGTTCACAGGTACTAGCTGTGCGGGGGCGCGTATTACCAGCAACCCTCGACCATATGGTGCTTTGGGCAGAACTTGAAGATGGACGATATGTTGAAGGGGAGTCCAATATTCCTGAAGCTAAGGGTAAGATTAAACGTATTGGTTGCAAACCTAGTAATCCGCAGGGACTACCTCAAGCCATTGAGGATATCAACCAAGCTGATTTGATTGTGATTGGTCCTGGTAGCTTATATACCAGTATTATTCCTAACCTGCTTGTACCTGAGATTCTCCAAGCATTGATCAATCGCAATGTGCCATCGATCTATCTTTGTAATATCATGAGTCAAGTAGGTGAAACCGATGGCTATGCTGTGTCTGATTACGTGCGAGTTTTAGACGAGTTAGCAGGGGTGCGATTATTTGATGTAGTTTTAGTTCAAAAGCACCCGCCTTCTGAGCGATCTCTACAGCATTATGCATCTTTTGGGTCTCATTTGACACCCCTAGATCGTGAAAATCTCGCCAAAATGGGCTGTCCTGTTTTAATTGCTAATATTATGCGGGAAAAGGCTAATGGAACAGTCTGTCATGATTCAGATAAACTTGCAGGGGTATTAATGCGTTGGTATAACCGTCAGTAA
- the corA gene encoding magnesium/cobalt transporter CorA, with protein sequence MTCFSMLHNPARFKPSSIENDSENEEELEFYDFNEPEPGSPPGTLIIDEDASIPNIFLIDYHAEEAIGVQLATPEECFPYLDSQSVSWVDVQGLGSEDVLKRLGKVFSLHELVLEDIVNIPQRPKVESFEDQELIILHMVTSREDGRGFYDEQVSLILGKNYVLTVQEEPENDVFEPIRQRIHRNRGVIRSQKADYLTYALIDAIVDGFFPVLEDYGERLEDLQDEVVEKPTRQTLDKIHKIKRELLLLRRAIWPQRDAINSLIREESPLIDREVRVFLRDCYDHTVQVIDMVETYRELAANLMDIYLSSLSNSTNEIMRFLTVISTVFIPLTFVAGVYGMNFDTSVAGNMPELKMPLGYPLCWLLMLSISGGLLFYFWKKGWLFSPK encoded by the coding sequence ATGACTTGCTTCTCCATGCTGCACAACCCTGCCAGATTTAAGCCTAGTTCTATCGAAAATGATTCAGAAAATGAAGAAGAATTAGAATTTTACGATTTTAATGAACCCGAACCGGGGAGTCCACCGGGGACGTTAATCATTGATGAAGATGCCAGTATCCCCAATATTTTCTTGATTGATTACCATGCTGAAGAAGCGATCGGCGTGCAACTAGCAACTCCTGAAGAATGTTTCCCCTACCTCGATAGTCAATCGGTCTCATGGGTAGATGTGCAGGGGCTAGGTTCTGAAGATGTCTTAAAACGCCTTGGCAAAGTGTTTAGCCTCCATGAGCTAGTACTTGAAGATATCGTCAATATTCCCCAAAGACCGAAGGTTGAGAGCTTTGAGGATCAAGAACTAATCATCTTACATATGGTGACGAGTCGTGAAGATGGTCGGGGTTTTTATGATGAGCAGGTAAGTTTGATTTTAGGTAAGAACTATGTGCTGACAGTGCAAGAAGAGCCTGAAAATGATGTATTTGAGCCAATTCGTCAAAGGATTCACCGCAATCGTGGCGTGATCCGATCGCAAAAGGCTGATTATCTAACCTATGCCCTGATCGATGCGATCGTCGATGGATTTTTCCCTGTGTTAGAGGACTACGGCGAGCGTCTCGAAGATCTCCAAGATGAAGTAGTAGAAAAACCCACCCGTCAGACCCTAGATAAAATTCATAAGATCAAACGCGAATTATTATTACTGCGGCGTGCCATTTGGCCACAGCGAGATGCGATTAATTCTTTGATTCGTGAGGAAAGTCCGTTAATTGACCGCGAAGTTAGAGTCTTTCTCCGAGATTGCTATGACCACACCGTACAGGTCATCGATATGGTGGAAACCTATCGCGAACTTGCTGCCAACTTAATGGATATTTATCTCTCGTCATTAAGCAACAGCACCAATGAAATCATGCGCTTTTTAACGGTGATTTCTACGGTGTTTATTCCCCTTACCTTCGTTGCTGGTGTCTATGGCATGAATTTTGATACGAGTGTAGCGGGGAATATGCCTGAGTTAAAAATGCCCTTAGGTTATCCGCTCTGTTGGTTATTGATGCTTTCTATTTCTGGTGGTTTGTTATTTTACTTTTGGAAAAAAGGCTGGCTATTTAGTCCAAAATAA